A stretch of Arachis hypogaea cultivar Tifrunner chromosome 15, arahy.Tifrunner.gnm2.J5K5, whole genome shotgun sequence DNA encodes these proteins:
- the LOC112751782 gene encoding transcription factor MYB17, whose amino-acid sequence MGKTPCCDKHGVRRGAWTPEEDEALIEYIKKHGHGSWRTVPKQAGLLRCGKSCRLRWINYLRPDIKRGPFTTEEEGTIIQLHGMLGNRWAAIASHLPGRTDNEIKNFWNTQLKKRLPRSSFVPDHNNVKSESPSTRHMVQWESARVEAEARLSMESSLHNSFSASESYQDHFLQLWHSEVGQSFRVIKAKEEGAVVTQNLVSQASLSSSKLESSSEVSLKLKNTESSFFADITHEQQKSSSKAKLEDGGTAESSLGYYEFLDTSDSSINHLLDVPDGEVLFLGQNDNFLNTLDGRCE is encoded by the exons ATGGGGAAAACACCATGCTGTGATAAACATGGAGTGAGAAGAGGTGCTTGGACTCCTGAAGAAGATGAAGCATTGATTGAATACATTAAGAAACATGGCCATGGAAGTTGGAGAACAGTTCCAAAGCAAGCAG GTCTCCTGAGATGTGGCAAAAGCTGTCGTCTAAGGTGGATAAATTACCTTCGCCCTGACATAAAACGTGGTCCATTTACAACTGAAGAAGAGGGTACAATTATTCAGCTTCATGGCATGCTTGGAAACAG GTGGGCTGCTATAGCATCCCATCTTCCAGGAAGAACAGATAATGAAATCAAGAACTTTTGGAACACGCAACTGAAGAAGCGCCTGCCTCGATCCTCTTTCGTGCCTGATCATAACAATGTTAAATCTGAGTCTCCTTCTACGCGCCATATGGTGCAATGGGAAAGTGCAAGAGTTGAAGCTGAGGCAAGGTTGTCAATGGAATCCTCATTGCATAATTCATTCTCAGCAAGTGAATCATACCAGGATCACTTTCTCCAACTCTGGCATTCTGAGGTTGGACAGTCTTTTCGCGTGATCAAGGCGAAAGAAGAAGGAGCAGTTGTGACTCAGAACCTTGTGTCACAAGCATCATTATCTTCGTCCAAATTGGAGTCGAGTTCTGAAGTCTCATTGAAGTTGAAGAACACAGAAAGCAGTTTCTTTGCTGACATAACACATGAACAACAAAAAAGTAGCTCTAAGGCAAAGCTTGAAGATGGTGGCACGGCCGAGTCGAGTTTAGGCTATTATGAATTTCTTGATACTtctgattcttcaataaatcatcTGCTAGATGTGCCTGATGGTGAAGTGTTGTTCTTAGGACAGAATGACAATTTCCTCAATACCCTTGATGGTAGATGTGAGTAA
- the LOC112751784 gene encoding remorin, translating to MTEEQPQTSVESQKPSSDDPSPAATTEAPSHEEHVHEASKDVAEEKSVIPDTKPDESKALVLVEKPLVEEKPSEGSVDRDAVLARVATEKRLSLVKAWEESEKSKAENKAHKKLSAISAWENSKKASVEAELKKIEEQLEKKKAEYAEKIKNKIAAIHKEAEEKRAIIEAKKGEDLLKAEEVAAKYRATGTAPKKLLGCF from the exons atgacaGAAGAGCAACCTCAAACTAGTGTGGAATCACAAAAACCTTCTTCTGATGATCCTTCTCCTGCTGCTACAACTGAGGCTCCTTCTCATGAAGAACATGTTCATGAAGCTTCTAAGGATGTGGCTGAGGAGAAATCTGTAATTCCAGATACCAAGCCTGATGAATCCAAGGCTCTTGTTCTAGTTGAGA AGCCTCTTGTTGAAGAGAAACCATCTGAGGGATCCGTTGACCGAG ATGCTGTGCTTGCAAGAGTTGCAACAGAGAAGAGGCTATCACTAGTCAAAGCATGGGAAGAAAGTGAAAAGTCAAAAGCAGAAAACAA GGCTCACAAGAAGCTTTCAGCCATTTCTGCATGGGAGAACAGCAAGAAAGCTTCTGTGGAGGCTGagttgaaaaaaattgaa GAGCAACTAGAGAAGAAAAAGGCAGAATATgcagagaaaataaagaacaaaatagCTGCAATCCACAAAGAAGCTGAAGAAAAGAGAGCTATCATTGAAGCTAAAAAAGGAGAGGATCTCTTGAAGGCAGAGGAGGTAGCTGCAAAGTATAGGGCTACTGGAACTGCTCCAAAGAAACTCCTTGGTTGTTTCTAA
- the LOC112751781 gene encoding transcription factor LAF1, with the protein MGCQQIEKTKAKHRKGLWSPEEDNKLRNYILNYGHGCWSSVPIKAGLQRNGKSCRLRWINYLRPGLKRGMFTKQEEDTILTFHHMLGNKWSQIAQRLPGRTDNEIKNYWHSYLKKKVAKEKEIDESHQQVQYATSSSETIDYSFSPNKLVTNDPNYGLLLQNMDKPAPNLVDHSYEHNHNNITNNNYQLSKEASHGSLPKLLFAEWLSLDQVNGGSSMNSDESLMILGNGFDQNSTFQEDLMHMSSSEGPFGGEYQNSLSQCSATEVYNSQVNKFSNQVVGNDYIQHFIDDDADLCSNFSLNNGAMYVMSNSL; encoded by the exons ATGGGGTGCCAgcaaatagaaaaaacaaaagcaaaacaCAGAAAAGGGTTATGGTCACCTGAAGAAGATAACAAGCTCAGAAATTATATCCTAAACTATGGTCATGGTTGTTGGAGTTCAGTCCCCATTAAAGCAG GGTTGCAAAGGAATGGAAAGAGTTGCAGATTAAGGTGGATTAATTACTTGAGGCCAGGATTAAAAAGAGGCATGTTCACCAAACAAGAGGAGGATACAATTCTCACCTTTCACCACATGTTGGGAAACAA GTGGTCTCAGATAGCACAAAGATTGCCAGGAAGAACTGACAATGAGATAAAGAATTATTGGCATTCATATTTGAAGAAGAAAGTTGCCAAAGAAAAAGAGATTGATGAATCTCATCAACAAGTTCAGTATGCTACCTCAAGCTCAGAAACAATAGACTATTCATTCTCTCCCAATAAACTTGTAACTAATGATCCAAACTATGGATTGTTGCTACAAAACATGGATAAACCAGCACCAAATTTAGTTGATCACTCATATGAacataatcataataatattactaataataattaccAATTATCCAAGGAGGCTTCACATGGCTCCTTACCAAAATTGTTGTTTGCTGAGTGGCTTTCTTTAGACCAAGTAAATGGTGGTAGTTCTATGAACTCAGATGAGTCTTTGATGATATTGGGAAATGGGTTTGATCAAAATTCAACTTTTCAAGAAGATTTGATGCATATGTCATCATCAGAAGGACCCTTTGGTGGAGAATATCAGAATAGTCTAAGTCAATGTTCAGCAACTGAAGTGTACAATTCACAGGTTAATAAGTTCTCAAATCAGGTTGTTGGAAATGACTACATTCAACATTTcattgatgatgatgctgatttgTGCAGCAATTTCAGCCTCAACAATGGTGCAATGTATGTTATGAGTAATTCACTATGA